Part of the Salinimonas iocasae genome, AACGTAGCTACTATCACTAACATTATCGGAAAACCGAATTTTAAAACCGACTTTCTCGCCGATAGGCGTATCCATCTCTTCAGCAATACGGTTAGCCACACTTCTGGCCGCAAGTCGTCGCGGCTGTGTGTGAGCAATCATGCCATCTACGCCCCGTCCGAGTTCCAGACAGATTTTAGGCAATTGCGTGGTTTTACCCGAGCCGGTCTCGCCCGCAACAATGACCACCTGATTATCGGCGATGGCCGCTTTGATATCGTCTTTTCTGTCGCTGACAGGCAGAGGAGGATAGTTGATTTCAGGCAGGTTTTCGGCCCGGAGGGCTCGTCTGTCAACAGAACGCTGTATCGCCTGAGCCAGTTTTTCTATAGCATCAGTATTGGCCTTTCCCCGACTAAGCTGATTCAGACGGCGACGCAGGCGAAACCGGTCGGCACCCATCGCGTCATTTAACGATGCGCGCATGCTGCTGAAAGTCGAAGAAGTCGGTGCTGAATCCAATGAAATACCTTTACGCTTAATCAGTAAAGCGCAGGATCCTAGGCAAAATGTACCGTCATTTCCAGTATTAACGTATTAATACACTGAAATTCGCGACATTCAACGCGTAGTGCCTGTTACGAATTTCAGTTAATGACTGCCTGCATTCCGGCCAGGCTAACTGGCAACCTGATACCCGGAGCGTAGTTGTTTATCAATGGCTTTCAATATAGCAGAGCGATTAATACTGCCCACCAGCACACCATCATCATCTACAACCGGGTAAATCCGCGGTTTGTCCTTAAGCAGTAACTCTGCAAGCTCAATGACCGACATATAAGGCTTTACACTTAAAGCGGGACTTTGCATGATATCGCTAACACGACACACCTGCTCACGGTAATAGCAGGATTCAATCATTTTTCGAATACAATCCTGCTCGGATAAAAAGCCGGTGAGCCGCCCTCGCTCATCAACCACTGCTCCGCCTGACTGTCCGCTTTGCAGCAAACACTCAACGGCCTCTGCAACCGGCATATCTTTGGTTAGTTTTACCGGATGATGGTTCATGTAATCACATACCTGCAACGATTCCATAGTGCCTCCTGGAGTAGTCATTTGCTGACTACTATTGGTTTTCAGGCTTAATTATTATCGGCTGTTGTATTGAGACAATAGCGTTACTTTAAGCCTAGTTGTGCGCAGCAAAATGAGCGAGTTTTTTAACGGAATATTTGCACTTATTCAGACGCTACTGACGATGTTTCCAGCATATCTTTATAAATACCAATATTGAGCGTTCCATCTGCATCAATACTGGCGCGGTACATACCCGCTGTATTGAACGGCATGGCAATATGACCCTGTCGATCAATTGCGATTACGCCACCAGTTCCGCCCGCTTCCTTCAATACATCATTAATTACTGTATCCGCCGCCCGCGTAACACTGACGCCGTGGTACCTTACCCGTGCGCATATATCTGCAGCCACGTTGTAGCGAATGAAAAATTCACCGTGTCCGGTAGCAGAAACGCCACAGCTGTCATTGTCAGCGAATGTACCGGCACCAATGACCGGGGAGTCGCCTATGCGCCCGTAACGTTTTGCTGTCATGCCGCCGGTTGAGGTGCCGGCAACTATATTGCCCTTGCTATCCATTACCACGACACCCACAGTGCCCATCTTTTCAGCGCCTTTCTGCCCGCCGGACTTTTTACCGGCCGCTTTCATACGTACTTTGGCTTTTTTCAACGCCTCCAGACGGTGCGAAGTATCAAAATAGCTGTTTTCAACCATTTCCAGGCCCTGCTCCTGTGCAAAGGTCTCTGCGCCCTGGCCTGACAGCATCACATGTTCGGACTTGTTCATGACTGCCTGAGCAGCGGCAATCGGGCTTTTAATAGTTTTGACACCGGCAACCGCCCCCGCCTTTCTGGTCGCGCCATGCATAATGGACGCATCGAGTTCGTGTTCCTCGTCATAGGTATATACCGCGCCCACACCAGCGTTAAAAAGTGGTGAGGCCTCCAGAGTTTGTATGGTAGACACCACAACTTCCTCACCCGACTTGCCGGCTTTTAAAGCTGCATGGCCTGAAGTGATTGCCTCTTTAAGCTTTGCCACGTATTGCGCTTCTTTTTCAGCGGTCATGTCTTTTTTAAGTATCGTTCCGGCTCCTCCGTGCACCACGATGGCAACGTCAGCAAATGCAGACGCAGTAATAGTGCAAAGTGCCAGAGTAAGCCCTAGCCGGCGTAACGGTTTTAGCATGTGTTTCTCCTGTACTACTGTTTTATTACTTATCAGACTTCTTTTTTGTTTATTATTTGACCATAACTGCATGACCTATAAGAATTGGTCATCGCAGGAGATTTTGAAAGCGATAACCGTGCCATATCAAAACCTTCCGGCTATTCATCATCTTACAGGTTGAGGACCTCACACCACGCGGTGTACACTGCCGCCATCATTTTTAAGCTGCCAGCCGACGCTATGACTACAGACGCCACTTTCCTATGGCATGATTATGAAACTTTTGGCACCAGTGCAAAAAAAGATTTGCCCTGTCAGTTTGCCGCAATCAGAACCGATATGGATCTGAATATCGTTGGTAAGCCTATCAATATAATGAGTCAGATTGCCAACGATTATCTGCCCCAGCCCGGCGCATGTCTGGTTACCGGTATAACACCTCAGCAAACACTACGCGATGGCATGCCTGAAGCACAGTTTGCATTACGTATTGCCCAATACATGAGCCAGCCTAATACCTGTGTTGCCGGTTATAACAGCATCCGCTTTGACGATGAGGTATCCAGGCACCTTTTCTATCGTAACTTTATCGATCCCTACGCCAGAGAGTGGCGAAACGGTAATAGCCGCTGGGACATTATTGATTTGGCTCGCGCTTGTTTTGCGCTTCGCCCCGAAGGGATCAACTGGCCCGAACGCGATGATGGTACACCTGTCTTTAAACTGGAAGCATTAACCGCTGCGAACGGTTTGGAACACGGCCACGCGCATGATGCTTTAAGCGATGTATACGCGACGATTGCGCTTGCAAAGCTGATTAAAGACAAGCAGCCCAGGCTGTTTGAATATGCCCTGACGTTGCGTAACAAGCATAATGTGATGGCCCAGCTCGATTTGTCTAAGCCCTCTGTTGTCTTACATATTTCTTCACGATTCTCGGCCGGCCAAGGCTGTGCATCGTGGGTCATGCCGATTGCAATGCATCCGACTAACGCTAACGCCGTAATCGCTGTCGATCTTGCGAAAAATGCTGACGCCATAATTGGTGCCACAGCGCAGGAAATTGAGCAACGCCTTTACGCCAGACGCGATGAGATTGACCCCGAGCTCAGACCAGCCCTGAAACTGGTTCATATTAATCGCTCACCGTTTATAACAACAGCAAAAGCCATGACGCAGGAAAACGCCGAAAGACTGGGGCTGGATCGTGAGTATTGTCTTGAGAATTTCAAAAGACTGTCTGCTGTCAGTGATTTAGCGCAAAAACTTACTCAGGTATATAGCACGCCACCTGACACAGACCAGGAAGATGCGGATCATGCCCTGTACAGCGGAGGCTTCCTCAATGATGAAGAGCGCCGCTGGTGTAATGAGGTAATCAGCCGTGATCCGGAACAGCTTTCAGCGATGTCGGAACTAACTCAGAACAATAAGCTCAAAACGATGCTTTTTCGATACCGGGCGCGAAACTACCCTCATACTCTCACTGAAAGCGAGTTGCAGCGTTGGCAGCACCATCGCACCGCACGACTAACCGAGCCCGGCAGTGGCGCGCCGATTACTCTGGAACCTTACCTGATGGAGCTTGAGCAGCTGGCCGGTGAGCATAAAGATGATGCCAATAAACAGGCAATTCTACGTGCTTTGTTTCAGTATGCTGAAAACCTTTGACCTGCAACTGATATCCGCTATAGAGTATCGGTAAAGAAAAAGCGGGATATGCCGTTAACCTGGTTGAATATGGAAAATGAAGGTAGGCTGGAAGTAGTAATGAAAGGTGTCTCCGTTACTCTCGATAATTCAAAGAATTATGTCGATATTACCCTGGACCCGGCCTCTTTTGAGCGGGAGATCGACAGCAAAAGTTTGTGGAATGAGCTTCACGAAGGGCAGTTCAAAAGTCTTTATATCTCCCAAAGTGCGTTGAAAAACGCGTGTGATAAAGCCAACCATTATTTTAAGACAAATGACAATACACCCGTACAGGAGCGTATTGGCGAGCGTCGTAATACCGAAGTAGAATTTAAAATCAGCAGTGATGGGCTGACAGCAACCATGGTTCTAACAGCGCCATATGGTGGCCGCCTGCCGACCGCAGACATTTTGTGTAATATGGCTGCCAGTGCAGGTATTGTCCGGGGATTAAGTCGCAAGCGAATCGAATCACTTTTAGTATCGCTGAATAAGTCAGCGCCGGGCGCTGTCATCGAAGACGAGGTAGCCAGAGGCCTGCCAGCAAGAGATGGCCGCAACAGCCGCTTTATCCCCCTGGTTCCCAATGCCCTTGAACGGGTACTGCGCCCCCAGACAGACGATAACGATCGGGTTGATATGCGAAACCTGGGTGAAGTTATCTGCGTAAAAATCCATACCCCCGTACTACGTCGTGAATCCCCTACCCCTGGTCGCGATGGTTATGATGTCAAAGGTAATACGCTGCCAGCGGTAAAAGGCAAATTGCTGGAATTTAAGATGGGCAATGGCACTGTTGTCAGTGACAGTGATCCCAACCAGCTTAATGCGGCAATATCTGGCATGCCGAAATATCGCGATCAGGTCATGAACATTGATGACACCTTTATTTGCAGTGGTGTTAACGTGGGTTCTGGACACGTTAATTACGAAGGTGCTGTGCTGGTAAACGGCGATGTCACTGAAAAAATGCAGATTAAAGCCGCCGGTGATGTAACAATAAATGGTTTTGTTGAGTCAGCCCGCATTGAGGCTGGCGGCGATATCATTATCACTGAAGGTGCCATGGGTAAAATGAGTGATGATGATGGTGGCTTTTCGTGTCAGCTAGTTGCGGCGGGCAGTATCCACGTTCAGCACGGACAGGGTATTGATATCCAGTGCACCGGAGACATAACCGTTGGCCGTCAGCTTGCCTATAGCCGCCTGCAATGTGGAGGTTCGGTAACCGTTGGTCAGGTAGGCAATCCTCAGGGCAATCTGTTTGCCTGTGAAATTGTCAGTCAGGGCAAAATTACTGCCGGCACAATTGGTGCCGTATCAGGCTCCACCCTGAAGATAGATTTCAGTCCGGGTTTTAGCAAGCTTCTGGAACGCAAAGACACGCTGGATGAATTGCTCAGGCAATTACGGGAAAATAATTCGCGGCATAAAGAAAAACTCGACCTGATTAAAACGCGTCTGTTGCCAGCCGAAATTAAGGTTAAAGTTGATGACGCTGTTGAGTTACTTAAAAATGAAACGTCTATGCTTAACTGGCTGGAGCTGAAGGCGCTGGAAATGCGTCAGCAAAAGGACGACTATCAGGCTGCAATTGGTGTTGTGGCAAACAAGCGACTTTATAACGGGGTTACCCTGAAGCTAAACAATCGCAACTGGCGCTCAGAGCGTGAATATGACAGGTGTAAAGTCACTTACGAAAATCACCAGTGGCATTATCATCCTCAGGTTTAGGATTTACCGCAGTCGGTGAGTCCAGTGGCAATGTGAGTAATCGCAACACAGAATTGTTCTTTTTAGTGGGTGGATACGCTTTCTGCCCCACTTCCAGCTTCTCATCAGACTGAGCTGCCCGGCTTTTAAAGCTTTTAAAAAGTCTGTCCCACCATGAAACACTGAAGCCAAAGTTAGTGTCGGTTTCACTCTTATATTGACTATGGTGTATACGGTGTAGTCGCTGCGTAATGATGAAACATCCTAAAACATCATCAATGTGTTGCGGCAGACGAATATTCGTGTGGTTAAACAGAGAAAATCCGTTCAGTGCAATTTCAAAGATAACCACAGCAACCGCCGGCGCACCGGCAATGAAAATCGCCAGCGCTTTCACCAACAGGCTGATTGCAATTTCAGCTGGATGAAATCGCAATCCGGTAGTGACATCAATATGGCTGTCTGCGTGATGCATTTTATGTATTCGCCATAACCAGGGGATGCGATGAAAAAGGCGATGCTGCCAATAGATGAAAAGATCCAGCCAAAGCACGCTCAATACGATTTCCAGCCAGAGTGGCCAGCTCACATAATGAAATAAGCCCCAACCGCGCTCTTCTGCCATCAGCGCCACACCGAGCAACGTGGCCGGTAGCAGGACCCTCGCTGTCAGTGCTCCCAATACAACCATTAATAGATTCGGGCGCCACCTCAACCAACGCGATAACGGCGACTTGCGTGCGGGCCAGAAGATCTCTAGCGCCGCCATAATTGCGAATATGGCAATAAAACCTGTCAGTCGAAGCCAGCTGGCATCATCCACCTTTACCTACCCGCCGGAGCGTTTTGTAGCCCCCGGCAATTCTTGTAAAAACGGTAATAAAGCAAGCACAGGCAAAAATATAGGCCAAAACAGTAAAGGCCTGCGGCCAGATACATACCGCGATAAGAAACAAAATTGTCTCAGAGCCTTCCGTTAAGCCCTGCATGTAATAGAAACTTTTGTGCGCAAACTGTGGCCGCTCGATTTGATATTTTTCAGCCGCTGTTGCAAAGGCAAGAAAACTGCTGCCCGTACCAATAAAAGCACAAAGCAGCAATAATGCCGGTACTCCCCATTCTGCAGGGTTGGCCAGACCAAACCCCAGGGGGACCGCCGCATAAAATAAAAAATCCAGACAGATATCGAGATAGCCACCGGCCGATGAACCGCTGCCGGTGTGTCGGGCAATCTCGCCATCAATGCCATCACAGATACGGTTAATCACAATGCATAGCAAGGCAATATTGAATTGACCGCCAATGATCGCAGGTACCGCGCACACGCCGATTATAAACCCTGCCACAGTAACCTGGTCTGCACTGATACCACATCGGCTCAAAAGCGATACAACTGGCCGTAATAACGGTTTTACCATTGGGGTTAGGTGTGCATCTAACATTGTTGGTCTTTTTCCTTTTCGCTATGTGCCACGGTGATAACCCTGCCTTGCGCATCATGCGCATCCGCTTTGTCATGGGTAACCATAATACAGGGTACGCCCTGATGCCGGATAGTATCGAACACCCATCGGCGCGTCTGTTGACGTGTCTGCATATCCAGCTTACTGAAGGGTTCGTCCAGCAATACCGCACGAGGTGATGAGGCCAGAGTGCGCAAAAGTGCAACCCTGGCTTGCTGACCGCCTGAGAGCGCCTGTACCGCCTTCTGTCCATATCCTTTTAGTCCAACCTCATCAAGGAGTGCATTGGTCCGGCTCAGTTTGGATGATTCGTTTTTTGACATACCAAACATAATATTCTGCACCACATTCATGTGCTCAAAAAGAAGTGGATCCTGAAAGAGAATGCCTAGCTGACGTTTGTGGGCGGGCAAACTGGTTAATTCCGCGCCGTCATAGTACACAGCGCCGCTGTAGGTAAATGCCTCGGGTAACACACCGGCTATAGCTGCCAGCAATAACGATTTGCCTATACCGGATGGTCCCATTATGGTTGTGATGGTGCCTGGCGCTACCTCAGTGTCAACACTGATTAGTGATTGTTTTCCTTTTCTGACGCAAAGTGCATCCAGTGTAAGAGTCTTATTTTTCATCATATCAGTGTGACTGCGCAGCAGGGTTAAAAAAACGTAAGGGTAGCCACCAGGCAAGCACGAAACCAATGAGTGGCATTAGCATCTGGACCAGTGTATACACAGCACTAAGTCGCCGGCTGGCGCCTGCACTAATGGCCACCGACTCAGTAGTCACCGTCGCAATCGTTCCGGCACCCGGCAACAATGTCGCTAAATACTGGCTAAAACTGATTGCCACGCCCAATGCAAAAGCCACCATAACCGGCGCAAACAATTGCGGTAGCTTCACCTTCCAGAAAATCTTTAACGGCGATGCGCCTAAGCCATAACTGACGTAAGTGTATCGCATGTCGAAGCGCCGGTAGGCAACTGCCAAAGATAGAAAGACATAAGGCAGTACATAAACAAAATGGCTGATCAGAACCGGAACCCATACGCCAGCGCCGATATACTGGGTAAACCAGGTCATGCCGAACAAAAATGTCACACCGGGAATAAGAAGCGGTAAAAACAGTATCGCATCTTTTTTTAACGCGCTGTTTACCCTAGCGCTGCTCACCATCTGCTCATGCTCAAGGACAAGCAGACTAAGAATCACCGACAGCAGGCTTACCGGTATCGCGATTAAAAGCGTATTGAGAAGTGGTTCTGACATAGCGACCAGGCTGGTTCGCCAGTGAATGAAGGTCGCACCTTCCGGGAATACATCAGGAAAAGGCCAGAACGTGGCAAATGACGACATAATCAGACTTATCAGCATGCACAGCGTCAATATACTTAATAATCCCAGGGTAAAGTATGCTGTGCCCGTCAATGAGAAAGCGGCAAAGTTACGCGAGCCTGCATATTTCAAACGATTAAATGTGGCAGCCACAGCGCGTTCGATAATCATCCAGATCACAATAGCCATACCCGTTATACCGATTTGCAAACAGGCCGCAGCACTGGCCTGAAGGCGCATGGAAATATCCACATTGTTAAACCACTGGAGGACCGCAACGGCCAATGTTGGCGGGGATCCGGGCCCGAGGATTAAGGGTATTTCAACGTTAGCAGTGGCAAAGGCTAATACCGCTATCACCGGCAATCGAATCAGTGGATAAATAACCGGCCACGCGACCTTTAAAAAGGCTGTGGCGGGTAAATACCCCATCGTTCTTGCCACATACATTTGCTTTTGCAGTCGCTCAGCAAGATGGGGCTGAGCCAGAATACTCAGCACCATCAGTAATATGAAAGGCATTGCCTTAATGGTAAGCGCAGCAATTACCGCCAACCCCGTTTCATCGTGTATCAGTCGTAATGTGGGGGGCGCATCCCACCCACTCAATGCCGGAGATATCAGACGTGCAGGCCAGCCTCCCGGAGAGAGAATAAAACCTAATGCGATGGCTGCTGCAGCATGAGGAATAACAAGAATGGGGCTTAATACGCTTTGAACCCACCTGAGCATAGCGGTGTGATAAAACGCAGCAAGCACCGACAATGTGCCCGCTGTGGCCAAAAGCGTTGCCACCAGCCCGGTAAATATCGATAGTCCGGCCATCCGGAAGATGCCATCCACGTTCATCAAGGCAGTAATCGCCTTCAGAGAAAACCGATGTTCGCCGATAGCCGGAAAATAAGACAAAGCCGGCAGGAATACACCTGCCAGCCCCGCAAGAATTGGTATTACCAGTAAAGCGATAAAAAGCCAGCGCGAGGCTGTCAGCACGGCGCCGAACATTTACAGGTGCTCTCCATAGCGTTCAAACCAGGCTTCCCGTAACGCATCGGTCCAGCTTGCATGAGGCTCTGCCAGCAAACGGTGGTGTCCGTTTACCGGTAATGCCGACGGATGTGGTGAGTGGCTGCTGAAATGACTGCGCTGCGTATCATTGAGTATCGACGCGTCCAGAACCGTGTCATCCCCCCATACATCATTCTTTTTCTTTCGGGCCTGAGCCCGGGGAGATAGCAGGAAGTTGACCACCTCCATCGCGGCCTCTTTATGGCCGCTATTATAAGGAATGCCAATAAAATGTACGTTTGACAGGCTGCCGTCCTGCATCGCATAAGTACGGGTGGATTCAGGCAAATCGAAGCGGGAAACGGCCGCAGGTATTTCAGCTGCGGTGAAAGAAAAGGATAAAAAAAGTTCGTTATCATCAAACAATCGCTGTAATCGGGAGGCCTGACGCGCAAAGAATCTGCCTTCCTGCCACAGCGTTGGATGCAACTTGTCCAGATAAACAAAAAGCGGAGATATCACCTTGCGCAACGATGCGGCATCCACCTCCTCGTACAAGCGCTCACGGGGAATTCCGGGTAACGTCAGCGCTAAGTACTTTAAAAAACTAATGCCTAGATAGTCGGTTGGTAGTGGATAGGCGAATCTGCCCGGGTACTGCTGACCAAAGCTAAGCAAAGCTTCTGCATTTTCAGGCGGGCTTTGCAGGTAACGGGTATTGTAATAAAAGACCATTGCCGCCTTTCCCCAGGGCGCCTCCTGACCATCGGTAGGAATACCAAAATCCATGGCCATATTCTTATGCTTTTCGGGGTTTGTCAGCGCAAAGTTAGGCAGTGAAGACACCCAGTCCCGGTGTAACAACCGATGGCGCTTCATTGCTGCAAAGTTTTCACCATTTATCCATATTAAATCAACACTTCCGCGGTTGTGATTTCCAGCAGCTTTTTCCGCCAGCACCCGGGATACCGCGTCACTGGTATCAGCTAATTTGACATGATTGACGGTAATCCCAAGCTCAGCCTCCGTCTGTGTGTTTACCCAGCGTAAGTACTGATTGACCTGTGGACTGCCTCCCCAGGCGTGAAAATTGATAGTCTGCGCGTGCCCTGACGAGGCCCAGCCTATTATCAACAGTAACGCACTAATCCGCGATATCATTCAGTGCCCAGTTGTAGTCATTGTATTTAATGCTTACCTTCCCTTCCTGCAG contains:
- a CDS encoding isoaspartyl peptidase/L-asparaginase family protein, with translation MLKPLRRLGLTLALCTITASAFADVAIVVHGGAGTILKKDMTAEKEAQYVAKLKEAITSGHAALKAGKSGEEVVVSTIQTLEASPLFNAGVGAVYTYDEEHELDASIMHGATRKAGAVAGVKTIKSPIAAAQAVMNKSEHVMLSGQGAETFAQEQGLEMVENSYFDTSHRLEALKKAKVRMKAAGKKSGGQKGAEKMGTVGVVVMDSKGNIVAGTSTGGMTAKRYGRIGDSPVIGAGTFADNDSCGVSATGHGEFFIRYNVAADICARVRYHGVSVTRAADTVINDVLKEAGGTGGVIAIDRQGHIAMPFNTAGMYRASIDADGTLNIGIYKDMLETSSVASE
- a CDS encoding sterol desaturase family protein gives rise to the protein MDDASWLRLTGFIAIFAIMAALEIFWPARKSPLSRWLRWRPNLLMVVLGALTARVLLPATLLGVALMAEERGWGLFHYVSWPLWLEIVLSVLWLDLFIYWQHRLFHRIPWLWRIHKMHHADSHIDVTTGLRFHPAEIAISLLVKALAIFIAGAPAVAVVIFEIALNGFSLFNHTNIRLPQHIDDVLGCFIITQRLHRIHHSQYKSETDTNFGFSVSWWDRLFKSFKSRAAQSDEKLEVGQKAYPPTKKNNSVLRLLTLPLDSPTAVNPKPEDDNATGDFRK
- a CDS encoding ABC transporter substrate-binding protein: MISRISALLLIIGWASSGHAQTINFHAWGGSPQVNQYLRWVNTQTEAELGITVNHVKLADTSDAVSRVLAEKAAGNHNRGSVDLIWINGENFAAMKRHRLLHRDWVSSLPNFALTNPEKHKNMAMDFGIPTDGQEAPWGKAAMVFYYNTRYLQSPPENAEALLSFGQQYPGRFAYPLPTDYLGISFLKYLALTLPGIPRERLYEEVDAASLRKVISPLFVYLDKLHPTLWQEGRFFARQASRLQRLFDDNELFLSFSFTAAEIPAAVSRFDLPESTRTYAMQDGSLSNVHFIGIPYNSGHKEAAMEVVNFLLSPRAQARKKKNDVWGDDTVLDASILNDTQRSHFSSHSPHPSALPVNGHHRLLAEPHASWTDALREAWFERYGEHL
- a CDS encoding ATP-binding cassette domain-containing protein produces the protein MMKNKTLTLDALCVRKGKQSLISVDTEVAPGTITTIMGPSGIGKSLLLAAIAGVLPEAFTYSGAVYYDGAELTSLPAHKRQLGILFQDPLLFEHMNVVQNIMFGMSKNESSKLSRTNALLDEVGLKGYGQKAVQALSGGQQARVALLRTLASSPRAVLLDEPFSKLDMQTRQQTRRWVFDTIRHQGVPCIMVTHDKADAHDAQGRVITVAHSEKEKDQQC
- a CDS encoding CDP-alcohol phosphatidyltransferase family protein, producing the protein MLDAHLTPMVKPLLRPVVSLLSRCGISADQVTVAGFIIGVCAVPAIIGGQFNIALLCIVINRICDGIDGEIARHTGSGSSAGGYLDICLDFLFYAAVPLGFGLANPAEWGVPALLLLCAFIGTGSSFLAFATAAEKYQIERPQFAHKSFYYMQGLTEGSETILFLIAVCIWPQAFTVLAYIFACACFITVFTRIAGGYKTLRRVGKGG
- the sbcB gene encoding exodeoxyribonuclease I, translated to MTTDATFLWHDYETFGTSAKKDLPCQFAAIRTDMDLNIVGKPINIMSQIANDYLPQPGACLVTGITPQQTLRDGMPEAQFALRIAQYMSQPNTCVAGYNSIRFDDEVSRHLFYRNFIDPYAREWRNGNSRWDIIDLARACFALRPEGINWPERDDGTPVFKLEALTAANGLEHGHAHDALSDVYATIALAKLIKDKQPRLFEYALTLRNKHNVMAQLDLSKPSVVLHISSRFSAGQGCASWVMPIAMHPTNANAVIAVDLAKNADAIIGATAQEIEQRLYARRDEIDPELRPALKLVHINRSPFITTAKAMTQENAERLGLDREYCLENFKRLSAVSDLAQKLTQVYSTPPDTDQEDADHALYSGGFLNDEERRWCNEVISRDPEQLSAMSELTQNNKLKTMLFRYRARNYPHTLTESELQRWQHHRTARLTEPGSGAPITLEPYLMELEQLAGEHKDDANKQAILRALFQYAENL
- a CDS encoding ABC transporter permease; the protein is MFGAVLTASRWLFIALLVIPILAGLAGVFLPALSYFPAIGEHRFSLKAITALMNVDGIFRMAGLSIFTGLVATLLATAGTLSVLAAFYHTAMLRWVQSVLSPILVIPHAAAAIALGFILSPGGWPARLISPALSGWDAPPTLRLIHDETGLAVIAALTIKAMPFILLMVLSILAQPHLAERLQKQMYVARTMGYLPATAFLKVAWPVIYPLIRLPVIAVLAFATANVEIPLILGPGSPPTLAVAVLQWFNNVDISMRLQASAAACLQIGITGMAIVIWMIIERAVAATFNRLKYAGSRNFAAFSLTGTAYFTLGLLSILTLCMLISLIMSSFATFWPFPDVFPEGATFIHWRTSLVAMSEPLLNTLLIAIPVSLLSVILSLLVLEHEQMVSSARVNSALKKDAILFLPLLIPGVTFLFGMTWFTQYIGAGVWVPVLISHFVYVLPYVFLSLAVAYRRFDMRYTYVSYGLGASPLKIFWKVKLPQLFAPVMVAFALGVAISFSQYLATLLPGAGTIATVTTESVAISAGASRRLSAVYTLVQMLMPLIGFVLAWWLPLRFFNPAAQSH
- a CDS encoding CBS domain-containing protein, whose translation is MESLQVCDYMNHHPVKLTKDMPVAEAVECLLQSGQSGGAVVDERGRLTGFLSEQDCIRKMIESCYYREQVCRVSDIMQSPALSVKPYMSVIELAELLLKDKPRIYPVVDDDGVLVGSINRSAILKAIDKQLRSGYQVAS
- a CDS encoding FapA family protein → MKGVSVTLDNSKNYVDITLDPASFEREIDSKSLWNELHEGQFKSLYISQSALKNACDKANHYFKTNDNTPVQERIGERRNTEVEFKISSDGLTATMVLTAPYGGRLPTADILCNMAASAGIVRGLSRKRIESLLVSLNKSAPGAVIEDEVARGLPARDGRNSRFIPLVPNALERVLRPQTDDNDRVDMRNLGEVICVKIHTPVLRRESPTPGRDGYDVKGNTLPAVKGKLLEFKMGNGTVVSDSDPNQLNAAISGMPKYRDQVMNIDDTFICSGVNVGSGHVNYEGAVLVNGDVTEKMQIKAAGDVTINGFVESARIEAGGDIIITEGAMGKMSDDDGGFSCQLVAAGSIHVQHGQGIDIQCTGDITVGRQLAYSRLQCGGSVTVGQVGNPQGNLFACEIVSQGKITAGTIGAVSGSTLKIDFSPGFSKLLERKDTLDELLRQLRENNSRHKEKLDLIKTRLLPAEIKVKVDDAVELLKNETSMLNWLELKALEMRQQKDDYQAAIGVVANKRLYNGVTLKLNNRNWRSEREYDRCKVTYENHQWHYHPQV